A stretch of the Vigna radiata var. radiata cultivar VC1973A chromosome 7, Vradiata_ver6, whole genome shotgun sequence genome encodes the following:
- the LOC106768046 gene encoding uncharacterized protein LOC106768046 isoform X1: MRNISSDLMEGGGKKESSLHDMKLLFVEMGVGYDLHGQDITAAAMRACRDAIATNSLPAFKKGCIPGVTSDDMKLHVKLGVPHPLQQNLDKDKIKSVFPYGQIMKFDVVDGGLVCSTEEVAEKNDDCYIVNAAVYVGKLVGVSVKVQ; this comes from the exons ATGAGAAATATATCAAGTGATCTAATGGAAGGTGGTGGTAAAAAAGAAAGCTCATTGCATGACATGAAGCTTTTGTTCGTTGAGATGGGTGTTGGCTATGATCTTCATGG TCAAGACATAACAGCTGCTGCAATGAGAGCATGTAGAGATGCAATCGCTACCAATTCACTTCCAGCATTCAAAAAAG GTTGCATCCCTGGTGTTACATCAGATGACATGAAACTACATGTGAAACTCGGGGTTCCTCATCCTCTGCAACAAAACTTGGATAAGGATAAAATCAAGTCTGTCTTTCCATA tgGGCAAATTATGAAGTTTGACGTAGTGGATGGTGGACTAGTGTGCTCAACTGAAGAAGTAGCTGAGAAGAACGATGACTGCTACATTGTTAATGCTGCTGTGTATGTTGG GAAACTTGTTGGTGTTTCAGTAAAGGTGCAATGA
- the LOC106768046 gene encoding uncharacterized protein LOC106768046 isoform X2 codes for MRNISSDLMEGGGKKESSLHDMKLLFVEMGVGYDLHGQDITAAAMRACRDAIATNSLPAFKKGCIPGVTSDDMKLHVKLGVPHPLQQNLDKDKIKSVFPYGQIMKFDVVDGGLVCSTEEVAEKNDDCYIVNAAVYVGY; via the exons ATGAGAAATATATCAAGTGATCTAATGGAAGGTGGTGGTAAAAAAGAAAGCTCATTGCATGACATGAAGCTTTTGTTCGTTGAGATGGGTGTTGGCTATGATCTTCATGG TCAAGACATAACAGCTGCTGCAATGAGAGCATGTAGAGATGCAATCGCTACCAATTCACTTCCAGCATTCAAAAAAG GTTGCATCCCTGGTGTTACATCAGATGACATGAAACTACATGTGAAACTCGGGGTTCCTCATCCTCTGCAACAAAACTTGGATAAGGATAAAATCAAGTCTGTCTTTCCATA tgGGCAAATTATGAAGTTTGACGTAGTGGATGGTGGACTAGTGTGCTCAACTGAAGAAGTAGCTGAGAAGAACGATGACTGCTACATTGTTAATGCTGCTGTGTATGTTGGGTACTAG
- the LOC106769474 gene encoding protein trichome birefringence-like 38 has protein sequence MGAKVNVLVLLVLLLAVSLHQARAAKSGNYNVTRLKGRKEITNRCNLFIGSWVIDPSLPLYDSSSCPFIDAEFDCQKYGRPDKQYLKYSWKPDSCALPRFDGVDFLKRWRGKRIMFVGDSLSLNMWESLSCMLHASVPNATTTFVRREALSTVTFQDYEVTIELYRTPYLVDIVREEVGRVLTLDSIQAGNAWIGMDMLIFNSWHWWTHTGNSQGWDYIRDGPNLLKDMERLEAFYKGMSTWAEWVDENIDPSKTKVFFQGISPTHYQGQEWNEPRKSCSGELEPLAGSTYPAGLPPAANIVNRVLKNMKNKVYLLDITLLSQLRKDAHPSAYSGDHAGNDCSHWCLPGLPDTWNQLLNGALIT, from the exons ATGGGTGCCAAAGTCAATGTCTTGGTTTTGCTGGTTTTGCTTCTGGCTGTGTCCTTGCACCAAGCAAGAGCAGCAAAGTCTGGTAACTATAATGTGACTCGGCTGAAGGGAAGAAAGGAAATAACTAATAGGTGTAATTTGTTCATTGGAAGTTGGGTGATTGATCCTTCACTTCCTCTCTATGACTCTTCAAGCTGCCCCTTTATAGATGCTGAGTTTGATTGCCAAAAGTATGGGAGACCCGACAAACAGTATCTCAAATACTCTTGGAAGCCTGATTCTTGTGCCTTACCCAG GTTCGATGGAGTGGATTTCTTGAAGAGATGGAGGGGTAAGAGGATAATGTTTGTGGGTGACTCACTGAGTCTGAACATGTGGGAATCGCTGTCGTGCATGCTTCACGCGTCGGTGCCCAATGCCACCACCACTTTTGTCAGGAGAGAAGCTTTGTCCACTGTGACCTTCCAG GATTATGAAGTAACCATAGAACTATATCGTACACCATATTTGGTGGACATAGTTCGAGAAGAAGTTGGACGCGTGCTCACACTAGACTCTATACAAGCGGGTAATGCTTGGATTGGCATGGACATGTTAATCTTCAACTCCTGGCATTGGTGGACCCACACAGGAAATTCTCAAGG ATGGGATTACATTAGAGACGGTCCGAATCTACTAAAGGACATGGAGCGTTTGGAGGCGTTTTATAAAGGAATGAGTACATGGGCtgaatgggttgatgaaaaCATAGACCCAAGCAAAACAAAGGTTTTCTTTCAAGGCATTTCTCCTACTCATTATCA AGGCCAAGAGTGGAATGAACCGAGGAAGAGCTGTAGTGGAGAACTTGAACCACTTGCAGGGTCAACATATCCTGCTGGTCTACCTCCTGCAGCAAACATAGTTAACAGAGTGTTGAAGAACATGAAGAATAAAGTTTATCTACTTGACATAACACTTCTCTCACAACTAAGAAAAGATGCACATCCCTCTGCATATAGCGGCGACCATGCAGGAAATGATTGCAGTCACTGGTGCCTACCAGGGTTACCTGATACTTGGAATCAACTCCTGAATGGAGCTCTAATCACCTGA